One window from the genome of Benincasa hispida cultivar B227 unplaced genomic scaffold, ASM972705v1 Contig508, whole genome shotgun sequence encodes:
- the LOC120069565 gene encoding uncharacterized mitochondrial protein AtMg00860-like: MEKFSEYLEDSVEIFIDDFSIYGQTYEICLQNLEKILKKCEETKLVLKKEKCHFMVKEGIVLGHKVSRNGLEVDKAKIEAIEKLPTPANVKALKSFLEHAGFSKRFVNDFFKIARPLNALLEANRPFDFDSHCFTIFETLKDVLTTVPILIAPVGRSHSNRCAMPTDTRWVQSLHKK; this comes from the coding sequence atggagAAATTCTCCGAGTACCTTGAAGATTCAGTTGAAATTTTTATAGATGACTTCTCAATCTATGGACAAACATATGAAATCTGTCTGCAAAACTTGGAGAAAATACTGAAAAAATGTGAAGAAACTAAGCTGGtgttaaagaaagaaaagtgcCATTTTATGGTCAAGGAAGGAATTGTGCTCGGGCACAAAGTTTCAAGGAATGGGTTAGAGGtagacaaagcaaagattgaagctATAGAAAAACTTCCAACTCCAGCGAATGTGAAAGCTTTAAAGAGCTTCCTAGAACACGCGGGGTTTTCTAAAAGATTTGTGAACGACTTTTTTAAAATCGCTCGACCTTTGAATGCGTTGTTGGAAGCTAATAGACCCTTTGATTTTGATTCACACTGCTTCACTATATTCGAAACACTAAAAGACGTTTTGACTACAGTACCAATTCTGATCGCACCGGTTGGACGAAGTCATTCGAACCGATGTGCGATGCCAACGGATACGCGATGGGTGCAGTCTTTGCACAAAAAGTAA